In a genomic window of Telopea speciosissima isolate NSW1024214 ecotype Mountain lineage chromosome 5, Tspe_v1, whole genome shotgun sequence:
- the LOC122661057 gene encoding zinc finger CCCH domain-containing protein 19-like isoform X4: protein MTKPSRGQVDFDDKNSWEYLFKDYWVDLKGKLSLTFDEVTQARNPWKGSDALGQKEECSDEVYDANYDKGFSSDSSAGKIEVSSSKRRKEKKRLKSNKYVDSPSAAGQSVKETSISDGTEWASKELLDFVAHMKKGDTSVLSQFDVQALLLDYIKRNNLRDPRRKSQIICDSRLENLFGKVRVGHFEMLKLLEVHFLMKEDSHPDDVQKGIVDTEGSQLEFDDNNDALTKASKDKRRKTRKMGEEKEPQINLDDYAAIDVHNINLIYLRRNLMEELLQDTETFHDKVVGSLVRIRISGSGQKQDMYRLVQVVGTCMVDGPYKTGKGTTNIMLEILNLNKTEKISIDTISNQEFSVDECKRLRQSIKCGFIKRMIVGEIQEKAMALQTVRVNDWVETEILRLSHLRDRASEKGRRKELRECVEKLQLLNTPEERSRRLREIPEIHADPYMDPSHESDEDGGEPDDNKRDNYSRPRDVGFGWKGREPISPGKGGSTSNDNSWSGARKNISASWEPSKIVSGKGSLERGDLHQPTWEKSKIQVATTGSDTSAWTSQATLISGSSSGLATMSTPSPSVQSSNISDTENMWLYRDPSAKIQGPFSMVQLRKWSTTGYFPADLRIWRTTERPDDSILLADALNGKFYLEPPRRDNSFSQSQKAIITSDNRENNWRGNKSSPWTEKTQSDGSGNPSWKDSGSRVNSNGNAGYAKNDGWASRSTGWTAQAMEAVNPKEVQDGNSSRGWDSSKANSAWSGQPQVHSSNPSSRTPLQQGRDGQGGDGWSSGQNHGTWNANRSNEIQSSSGYGHEKRSGNWGSSVQSSLESGRSEPENSKSWSTAYSAEAPKFARDGWASDHGRRNDSSNLPTPTPKPISSGWIGGAGFSS, encoded by the exons ATGACAAAACCAAGCCGG GGTCAAGTAGATTTTGATGACAAAAATAGTTGGGAGTATCTCTTTAAGGATTATTGGGTAGATTTGAAAGGAAAGCTGTCATTAACTTTTGATGAAGTCACACAAGCTAGAAATCCATGGAAAGGGTCTGACGCATTGGGCCAAAAGGAAGAATGTTCTGATGAAGTTTACGATGCTAATTATGATAAAGGCTTTAGTTCAGACAGCTCTGCTGGGAAAATTGAAGTAAGCAGTTCTAAacgaagaaaggaaaaaaagcgACTAAAGTCCAATAAGTATGTTGATTCTCCAAGTGCAGCCGGACAGAGTGTTAAAGAAACGTCTATATCTGATGGCACTGAGTGGGCTTCCAAGGAGCTCTTGGATTTTGTTGCGCACATGAAAAAAGGTGATACATCTGTCTTGTCTCAGTTTGATGTCCAGGCTCTCTTGTTAgactatataaagagaaataatcTTCGTGATCCTCGTCGAAAAAGTCAAATTATTTGTGATTCAAGGCTAGAAAATTTGTTCGGCAAAGTTCGTGTAGGGCATTTTGAAATGTTGAAGCTTCTGGAAGTGCACTTTCTTATGAAAGAAGACTCACATCCTGATGATGTTCAAAAGGGTATTGTTGATACTGAGGGGAGTCAGTTGGAGTTTGATGATAATAATGATGCACTAACGAAGGCTAGTAAAGATAAGAGACGTAAAACACGTAAAATGGGGGAGGAGAAAGAGCCACAGATAAATCTTGATGATTATGCAGCAATTGATGTGCACAACATCAACTTAATTTACCTGAGACGTAACCTGATGGAGGAGTTACTTCAAGATACTGAAACCTTCCACGACAAGGTTGTTGGCTCACTTGTTAGAATTAGAATATCTGGCAGCGGTCAAAAGCAAGATATGTATAGGCTTGTTCAAGTTGTAG GTACCTGCATGGTGGATGGACCTTACAAAACTGGCAAAGGGACTACAAATATCATGCTCGAGATATTAAATTTAAACAAGACAGAGAAAATTTCAATTGATACAATTTCAAACCAGGAGTTCTCTGTG GATGAATGCAAGCGTTTACGCCAGAGCATAAAATGTGGATTTATTAAACGAATGATAGTG GGTGAGATTCAGGAGAAGGCCATGGCCCTCCAAACAGTGAGAGTTAATGAT TGGGTGGAAACTGAGATATTGCGGCTTAGTCATCTTCGTGATCGGGCCAGCGAAAAGGGGCGTAGAAAGGA GCTTAGAGAATGTGTAGAGAAGTTGCAGCTCCTTAACACACCGGAAGAGCGCTCCCGTAGGCTACGGGAAATTCCTGAAATACATGCTGATCCTTACATGGATCCTAGCCATGAATCTGATGAAGACGGAGGAGAACCTGATGATAATAAAAGAG ACAACTATTCGAGACCAAGAGACGTTGGATTTGGTTGGAAGGGAAGGGAACCAATCTCTCCAGGAAAAGGAGGTTCAACTTCAAATGATAATTCCTGGAGTGGAGCAAGGAAGAATATTTCTGCCAGCTGGGAACCAAGTAAAATTGTTTCTGGAAAAGGCTCCTTGGAAAGAGGAGATTTACACCAACCAACTTGGGAAAAATCAAAAATCCAGGTGGCCACAACTGGTTCTGACACAAGTGCTTGGACTAGCCAAGCCACTTTGATTTCTGGGTCATCATCTGGGCTTGCAACAATGAGTACACCATCACCTTCAGTGCAGTCATCTAATATCAGTGATACAGAAAACATGTGGCTTTACCGGGACCCATCTGCGAAAATCCAAGGACCATTTTCTATGGTTCAACTGCGTAAATGGAGCACAACTGGGTACTTCCCTGCTGATCTGAGAATATGGAGAACAACTGAGAGGCCAGATGACTCAATCCTTTTGGCTGATGCATTGAATGGGAAGTTCTATTTGGAGCCACCCCGGAGGGACAACAGCTTTTCTCAGTCTCAAAAGGCAATAATCACATCTGATAATAGAGAAAATAACtggagaggaaacaaaagctcACCATGGACAGAAAAAACACAGAGTGATGGAAGCGGGAACCCAAGTTGGAAGGATTCAGGCAGCCGTGTTAACAGTAATGGTAATGCTGGATATGCAAAAAATGATGGGTGGGCCTCTCGGTCAACTGGTTGGACTGCACAAGCAATGGAAGCTGTCAATCCCAAAGAAGTACAGGATGGGAATTCTTCACGAGGCTGGGACTCATCAAAGGCAAACAGTGCTTGGTCTGGTCAGCCCCAAGTGCACAGTTCAAATCCATCATCCAGAACGCCTTTACAGCAAGGAAGAGATGGTCAAGGGGGAGATGGATGGAGTTCTGGTCAGAATCACGGAACTTGGAATGCAAATAGATCCAATGAGATTCAATCTAGCAGTGGATATGGCCATGAGAAGCGTTCTGGTAATTGGGGTTCTTCAGTCCAATCATCTCTGGAAAGTGGTAGATCCGAACCGGAAAATAGTAAGAGCTGGTCTACCGCATATTCAGCTGAGGCACCTAAATTTGCTAGAGATGGCTGGGCTTCTGACCATGGCAGAAGAAATGATTCATCCAACCTCCCAACTCCTACTCCGAAGCCAATTAGTTCAGGCTGGATTGGGGGGGCAGGTTTCAGTTCCTAG
- the LOC122661058 gene encoding transmembrane and coiled-coil domain-containing protein 4-like: MGKSILTPTQRYAAGALLGLALYQAQIHQTRPLGSILHEDEEPTDERGSSCSSSSDSISEDPDLWVHDHSGLLRPVFRFLEIDSQAWSGLEETTASSHVSHHVGAFLRLLSEESDGDSSESMDQEVALTKAVDAMMMSIESSPVSSEASREKNREYENECREKISTGEKQLSSEPANMPAENLSNTCTRKLETPDGPERICNEKPKEEGLLLSYQRKVAVLYELLSACVADTPEDDKKRSRVRKGYDARHRVALRLLGTWLDVKWTKMEAMEIMVACSAMALAKDGEAQKEQAKASESSWAKWKRGGIIGAAALTGGTLLAITGGLAAPAIAAGFGALAPTLGTLVPVIGASGFAAAATAAGSVAGSVAVAASFGAAGAGLTGSKMARRIGNVDEFEFKVVGENHQQGRLAVGIMISGFVFEENDFVKPWEGLDDKLERYALQWESKNLIAVSTAIQDWLTEKLALHMMKQGAMMTVLSTLLVALAWPATLLAATEFIDSKWTIAVDRSDKAGKMLAEVLVKGLQGNRPVTLIGFSLGARVVFKCLQCLAENKDNVGIVEKVVLLGAPIPIQNENWETARKMVAGRFINAYSTNDWILGIAFRASLLTKGLAGIQPVNVPGIENVDVTELIEGHSSYLWATQQILEHLELDTYYPVFRSSSAKSEEERSRDI; the protein is encoded by the exons ATGGGGAAGTCCATACTGACGCCAACACAGAGATACGCAGCGGGAGCACTGCTTGGTCTCGCCCTTTATCAGGCTCAGATTCACCAAACTCGCCCTTTGGGCTCTATTCTTCATGAGGACGAGGAGCCAACTGATGAACGCGGGAGCAGCTGCAGTAGTAGTAGCGATTCGATTTCGGAGGATCCTGACCTCTGGGTCCACGATCACTCCGGTCTTCTTCGGCCTGTATTCAG ATTCCTGGAGATAGATTCTCAAGCCTGGTCTGGACTCGAGGAAACAACTGCATCCTCTCACGTCAGTCATCATGTTGGAGCT TTCTTGAGGCTACTCTCTGAAGAAAGTGATGGAGATTCTTCAGAAAGTATGGATCAAGAAGTTGCTTTGACAAAAGCTGTTGATGCTATGATGATGAGCATTGAAAGCAGTCCTGTTTCTTCTGAGGCTAGTAGGGAGAAAAACCGTGAGTACGAAAATGAATGCCGTGAGAAAATTTCTACTGGTGAGAAGCAACTAAGTTCTGAACCAGCAAATATGCCTGCCGAAAACTTGTCTAACACATGTACCAGAAAATTGGAAACACCAGATGGGCCTGAGAGAATATGTAATGAGAAACCCAAGGAAGAGGGACTACTGCTCAGTTACCAGCGGAAAGTGGCAGTTCTTTATGAGCTTCTTTCTGCTTGTGTAGCGGATACACCTGAAGATGACAAGAAACGCTCGCGAGTCAGAAAAGGCTATGATGCTCGACATCGGGTGGCCCTACGGTTGCTGGGAACATGGCTTGATGTGAAGTGGACAAAAATG GAAGCCATGGAGATTATGGTTGCTTGCTCTGCAATGGCTTTAGCAAAAGATGGAGAAGCACAGAAGGAACAAGCCAAAGCTTCAGAAAGCAGTTGGGCCAAATGGAAGCGTGGAGGTATCATTGGTGCAGCTGCGTTGACTGGAGGAACTTTGTTGGCTATCACTGGTG GTCTAGCTGCTCCAGCAATTGCTGCTGGTTTTGGTGCTTTAGCTCCTACATTGGGTACTCTTGTTCCTGTGATTGGAGCAAGTGGGTTTGCTGCAGCTGCAACTGCTGCAGGATCTGTTGCTGGatctgttgctgttgctgcatCATTTGGTG CTGCCGGAGCTGGACTTACTGGGAGTAAAATGGCTCGGAGGATTGGTAACGTTGATGAATTTGAATTCAAGGTTgttggagaaaatcatcagCAAGGG CGGCTGGCTGTTGGCATCATGATCTCTGGATTTGTTTTTGAGGAAAATGATTTTGTAAAGCCTTGGGAAGGACTAGATGACAAGTTGGAGAG GTATGCGCTACAATGGGAGTCCAAGAATTTGATTGCTGTAAGCACTGCAATCCAGGATTGGTTAACTGAAA AACTTGCATTGCATATGATGAAACAAGGTGCCATGATGACTGTACTAAGCACGCTTCTAGTTGCATTGGCGTGGCCGGCAACATTACTTGCAGCAACTGAGTTTATAGATAGCAAATGGACGATTGCAGTTGACAG ATCAGACAAAGCAGGAAAGATGCTTGCTGAAGTGTTAGTCAAGGGATTGCAAGGGAACAG ACCAGTGACACTCATAGGTTTCTCGCTGGGGGCGCGAGTAGTTTTCAAATGTCTTCAGTGCTTGGCCGAGAATAAAGATAATG TTGGAATTGTAGAAAAGGTTGTTCTTCTTGGAGCACCAATACcaattcaaaatgaaaattgGGAAACTGCTAGAAAG ATGGTGGCTGGCAGATTTATTAATGCTTATTCAACAAATGATTGGATACTTGGAATTGCATTTCGTGCAAG TCTACTTACTAAGGGGTTAGCTGGAATTCAACCTGTCAATGTACCTGGGATTGAGAAT GTTGATGTTACAGAACTCATTGAAGGCCACTCATCTTATTTATGGGCAACACAACAAATCCTGGAACACCTTGAACTGGATACATATTACCCTGTTTTCAGGAGCTCTTCTGCCAAATCCGAGGAAGAAAGAAGCAGAGATATCTAA
- the LOC122661057 gene encoding zinc finger CCCH domain-containing protein 19-like isoform X3 produces MRHSSVPRVAGIVGQVDFDDKNSWEYLFKDYWVDLKGKLSLTFDEVTQARNPWKGSDALGQKEECSDEVYDANYDKGFSSDSSAGKIEVSSSKRRKEKKRLKSNKYVDSPSAAGQSVKETSISDGTEWASKELLDFVAHMKKGDTSVLSQFDVQALLLDYIKRNNLRDPRRKSQIICDSRLENLFGKVRVGHFEMLKLLEVHFLMKEDSHPDDVQKGIVDTEGSQLEFDDNNDALTKASKDKRRKTRKMGEEKEPQINLDDYAAIDVHNINLIYLRRNLMEELLQDTETFHDKVVGSLVRIRISGSGQKQDMYRLVQVVGTCMVDGPYKTGKGTTNIMLEILNLNKTEKISIDTISNQEFSVDECKRLRQSIKCGFIKRMIVGEIQEKAMALQTVRVNDWVETEILRLSHLRDRASEKGRRKELRECVEKLQLLNTPEERSRRLREIPEIHADPYMDPSHESDEDGGEPDDNKRDNYSRPRDVGFGWKGREPISPGKGGSTSNDNSWSGARKNISASWEPSKIVSGKGSLERGDLHQPTWEKSKIQVATTGSDTSAWTSQATLISGSSSGLATMSTPSPSVQSSNISDTENMWLYRDPSAKIQGPFSMVQLRKWSTTGYFPADLRIWRTTERPDDSILLADALNGKFYLEPPRRDNSFSQSQKAIITSDNRENNWRGNKSSPWTEKTQSDGSGNPSWKDSGSRVNSNGNAGYAKNDGWASRSTGWTAQAMEAVNPKEVQDGNSSRGWDSSKANSAWSGQPQVHSSNPSSRTPLQQGRDGQGGDGWSSGQNHGTWNANRSNEIQSSSGYGHEKRSGNWGSSVQSSLESGRSEPENSKSWSTAYSAEAPKFARDGWASDHGRRNDSSNLPTPTPKPISSGWIGGAGFSS; encoded by the exons GGTCAAGTAGATTTTGATGACAAAAATAGTTGGGAGTATCTCTTTAAGGATTATTGGGTAGATTTGAAAGGAAAGCTGTCATTAACTTTTGATGAAGTCACACAAGCTAGAAATCCATGGAAAGGGTCTGACGCATTGGGCCAAAAGGAAGAATGTTCTGATGAAGTTTACGATGCTAATTATGATAAAGGCTTTAGTTCAGACAGCTCTGCTGGGAAAATTGAAGTAAGCAGTTCTAAacgaagaaaggaaaaaaagcgACTAAAGTCCAATAAGTATGTTGATTCTCCAAGTGCAGCCGGACAGAGTGTTAAAGAAACGTCTATATCTGATGGCACTGAGTGGGCTTCCAAGGAGCTCTTGGATTTTGTTGCGCACATGAAAAAAGGTGATACATCTGTCTTGTCTCAGTTTGATGTCCAGGCTCTCTTGTTAgactatataaagagaaataatcTTCGTGATCCTCGTCGAAAAAGTCAAATTATTTGTGATTCAAGGCTAGAAAATTTGTTCGGCAAAGTTCGTGTAGGGCATTTTGAAATGTTGAAGCTTCTGGAAGTGCACTTTCTTATGAAAGAAGACTCACATCCTGATGATGTTCAAAAGGGTATTGTTGATACTGAGGGGAGTCAGTTGGAGTTTGATGATAATAATGATGCACTAACGAAGGCTAGTAAAGATAAGAGACGTAAAACACGTAAAATGGGGGAGGAGAAAGAGCCACAGATAAATCTTGATGATTATGCAGCAATTGATGTGCACAACATCAACTTAATTTACCTGAGACGTAACCTGATGGAGGAGTTACTTCAAGATACTGAAACCTTCCACGACAAGGTTGTTGGCTCACTTGTTAGAATTAGAATATCTGGCAGCGGTCAAAAGCAAGATATGTATAGGCTTGTTCAAGTTGTAG GTACCTGCATGGTGGATGGACCTTACAAAACTGGCAAAGGGACTACAAATATCATGCTCGAGATATTAAATTTAAACAAGACAGAGAAAATTTCAATTGATACAATTTCAAACCAGGAGTTCTCTGTG GATGAATGCAAGCGTTTACGCCAGAGCATAAAATGTGGATTTATTAAACGAATGATAGTG GGTGAGATTCAGGAGAAGGCCATGGCCCTCCAAACAGTGAGAGTTAATGAT TGGGTGGAAACTGAGATATTGCGGCTTAGTCATCTTCGTGATCGGGCCAGCGAAAAGGGGCGTAGAAAGGA GCTTAGAGAATGTGTAGAGAAGTTGCAGCTCCTTAACACACCGGAAGAGCGCTCCCGTAGGCTACGGGAAATTCCTGAAATACATGCTGATCCTTACATGGATCCTAGCCATGAATCTGATGAAGACGGAGGAGAACCTGATGATAATAAAAGAG ACAACTATTCGAGACCAAGAGACGTTGGATTTGGTTGGAAGGGAAGGGAACCAATCTCTCCAGGAAAAGGAGGTTCAACTTCAAATGATAATTCCTGGAGTGGAGCAAGGAAGAATATTTCTGCCAGCTGGGAACCAAGTAAAATTGTTTCTGGAAAAGGCTCCTTGGAAAGAGGAGATTTACACCAACCAACTTGGGAAAAATCAAAAATCCAGGTGGCCACAACTGGTTCTGACACAAGTGCTTGGACTAGCCAAGCCACTTTGATTTCTGGGTCATCATCTGGGCTTGCAACAATGAGTACACCATCACCTTCAGTGCAGTCATCTAATATCAGTGATACAGAAAACATGTGGCTTTACCGGGACCCATCTGCGAAAATCCAAGGACCATTTTCTATGGTTCAACTGCGTAAATGGAGCACAACTGGGTACTTCCCTGCTGATCTGAGAATATGGAGAACAACTGAGAGGCCAGATGACTCAATCCTTTTGGCTGATGCATTGAATGGGAAGTTCTATTTGGAGCCACCCCGGAGGGACAACAGCTTTTCTCAGTCTCAAAAGGCAATAATCACATCTGATAATAGAGAAAATAACtggagaggaaacaaaagctcACCATGGACAGAAAAAACACAGAGTGATGGAAGCGGGAACCCAAGTTGGAAGGATTCAGGCAGCCGTGTTAACAGTAATGGTAATGCTGGATATGCAAAAAATGATGGGTGGGCCTCTCGGTCAACTGGTTGGACTGCACAAGCAATGGAAGCTGTCAATCCCAAAGAAGTACAGGATGGGAATTCTTCACGAGGCTGGGACTCATCAAAGGCAAACAGTGCTTGGTCTGGTCAGCCCCAAGTGCACAGTTCAAATCCATCATCCAGAACGCCTTTACAGCAAGGAAGAGATGGTCAAGGGGGAGATGGATGGAGTTCTGGTCAGAATCACGGAACTTGGAATGCAAATAGATCCAATGAGATTCAATCTAGCAGTGGATATGGCCATGAGAAGCGTTCTGGTAATTGGGGTTCTTCAGTCCAATCATCTCTGGAAAGTGGTAGATCCGAACCGGAAAATAGTAAGAGCTGGTCTACCGCATATTCAGCTGAGGCACCTAAATTTGCTAGAGATGGCTGGGCTTCTGACCATGGCAGAAGAAATGATTCATCCAACCTCCCAACTCCTACTCCGAAGCCAATTAGTTCAGGCTGGATTGGGGGGGCAGGTTTCAGTTCCTAG